The Stieleria maiorica genome includes the window GGATGCCCGTCAAATCAAACGACAGGCGTCGGATCAGGGTGATCCGATCGGCTCGCTCGGTCGGCCGGATGCCTTCGTCGGCCAGTCGCGCCGAAATCACTCGGTCGATGGTTTTCGTCGCACTGTGACCGACGCCGTCGCCGTCAATTTCACGCATCGGTTCGTACGCCCAATGGGCTTCGTACGGGGCACCTTCGGCGATCCATCGAACCAGGATCTCGCGTTCAGCTTCGGTCAGGCTCTTGTGGGACGAAGCCGGCGGCATCACTTCGTCTTCATCGGTCGAAAGAATCCGACGCACCACTTCGCTCTCCTCCGGAGACCCGGGAACGATCGCGCCCATCGACGGATCGGTCGCTTCATCGGGCAGGTCCAGCCGCAATCCCCCCTCGACGGTCTGAGCGTCGGGGCCGTGACAGGCGAAACACTTGTCGCTCAGGATCGCGCGGACATCGCGATTGAATCGAATCGGTCGGTCGGCTGCGTTGCAATCCGGCTGGGCGAATATCGCGTTGGCGACCAGCAGAGTCAGCGTGGTGATCTGGAATCGAAGCATGGGGCGGGGCCAGCCGAATGGCCGACGGTAGGGGAGGCGAGAAGTGGGAATGCGAGCTCGGGAATACGAGATTGGGGGAAAGCTACAATACTCGGGACGCTGCAGTCCATCCTGAGAGTGGAACCACCATTTTATGCCCGACGACGCGATATCACAGGCAACAACCGGCGTCTTTCGCCGAATCTTTCGAACATTGGGGATTTGCCTGGTCATTGTCGCCAGTCTGCTTTGTTTCCCGCACTGGTTGCCTTGGATGATTGCCGCTTGGATCCTCTGGCACACGCTCGCTGTGATGAAGGGATCGCCCGGCTATTGGCCACTGTTCGCCTGCACGTTGATCCTCGCGATCCGGCTGGTCCCGCGGACTCCCGCGATGATGTTGTTGGCGGTGGCGATGGTGGCGATTGCAGTTTGGCGATTTCGATCCCGGTCACGGCCCGAGATCACGCTCCGCTATCGCTGGCTCTCGCCAGTCATGCTGGCAATCCTGTGGGGGCTGATGTTCGTTGAATATCGCCGTTCGGCGACCTGCAATCATGAAGTGGGATACGATCCGGAACGCCCGATCGTCTGCATCGGCGACAGTCTGACTCAAGGGATGATCCCCGATCCGGGTTACCCGGGACAACTCGCAACCAT containing:
- a CDS encoding GDSL-type esterase/lipase family protein, yielding MPDDAISQATTGVFRRIFRTLGICLVIVASLLCFPHWLPWMIAAWILWHTLAVMKGSPGYWPLFACTLILAIRLVPRTPAMMLLAVAMVAIAVWRFRSRSRPEITLRYRWLSPVMLAILWGLMFVEYRRSATCNHEVGYDPERPIVCIGDSLTQGMIPDPGYPGQLATMVRPTVINLGASGIATGPAIGILERAMVHRPQAVIIELGGHDFLKFHSRASTKANLVKMITLCRTNDCEPILMEIPRGFMIDPYASLERELAYEFDLQLVDDRWLRHIVLMSPAAPPGMWFKDAQLSDDGIHSNPRGSGVIATFVADALVEVYGDQVLRSRK